In Sulfuriferula plumbiphila, the genomic window CCAGATGGCTGCTTTTGCCATGCTTGTGTGGTTTATCCATCGAGTTTTGATGAATCCATTGGTGGCAATGCTGTCGCAGCGCCAGAAGCGGATTGCCGACGGTCTGGCCGCTGGTGAGCGCGGCAAGCACGAACTGGAGCTGGCCTCCCGTCGGGCTGTTGAAAACCTGCATGAAGCCAAGCAGAAAGCGGCTGAAATTATTGCCCAGGCAGACAAGCGTGCGGCGCAGCTGGTAGAAGAAGCCAAGGCTGCGGCCAAGCTTGAAGCCGAGCGCATGATTGCGGGCGCGCAGGCCAGCATTGCGCAAGAGACCGTGCGAGCGCGGGAAGCGCTGCGCGGCCAGGTGGCCGGGCTGGCGGTTGCCGGCGCAGAAAAAATCCTGCGCCGCGAAATCGATGCCAAAGCCCATGCCGAGTTGCTCGACGCCATCAAGAACGAGCTGTGACCATGGCAGAAATTGCAACCATCGCCCGACCATACGCACAAGCCGTGTTCAGCCTGGCCAAACAGGCGGGCGCGCTGGATGCCTGGTCCGGGCAGCTGGCGCTGGCCAGCGCCGTGGCCGCCGATCCCGAGATGAAGCGCCTGGCGGCCGACCCCCGGGTCAGCGCCGAGCAGCTTGGCAGCCTGTTTCTCGCGGTGTGCGGAAACAAGCTCGGGGCAGAAGCGGGCAACTTCATCAAGCTGCTGATCGAAAATGGCCGCCTCGGCGTGCTGCCTGAAATCGTCGCCCAGTTTGAAGCGCTCAGGGCCAGCGAAGGCGGCGTGCTGGATGCGGCGGTCACCAGCGCGTTTGCCCTCAGCGCCACCCAGTTGGCCGAACTGTCTGCCCGCCTGGAGAGCCGCTTCAAGCGCAAAATCAACGCCAGCGTCACCGTTGACCCCGCGCTCATTGGCGGCGTCATTGTTGCCGTGGGTGACGAAGTGTATGACGCCTCGGTGCGCGGCAAGCTGCAAGGCATGGCGTACGCGCTAACCCGTTAAGAGATTCCGTCTAGGAGCCATCAATGCAACTCAATCCCACCGAGATCAGTGATCTCATCAAGAGCAAAATCCAGAAC contains:
- a CDS encoding F0F1 ATP synthase subunit B produces the protein MDINVTLIAQMAAFAMLVWFIHRVLMNPLVAMLSQRQKRIADGLAAGERGKHELELASRRAVENLHEAKQKAAEIIAQADKRAAQLVEEAKAAAKLEAERMIAGAQASIAQETVRAREALRGQVAGLAVAGAEKILRREIDAKAHAELLDAIKNEL
- a CDS encoding F0F1 ATP synthase subunit delta; translation: MAEIATIARPYAQAVFSLAKQAGALDAWSGQLALASAVAADPEMKRLAADPRVSAEQLGSLFLAVCGNKLGAEAGNFIKLLIENGRLGVLPEIVAQFEALRASEGGVLDAAVTSAFALSATQLAELSARLESRFKRKINASVTVDPALIGGVIVAVGDEVYDASVRGKLQGMAYALTR